Proteins found in one Coffea eugenioides isolate CCC68of chromosome 5, Ceug_1.0, whole genome shotgun sequence genomic segment:
- the LOC113771852 gene encoding receptor like protein 29, which translates to MDPLELETLFKIMETVSSDQSWRTAHPNPCKPGSSWIGIECKSSGNDNLIHVSRLDLGVPPNPSCKSTATFPSQIFQLPHLESVFFISCFTHARTTISFPIKVSSSSLQQLSIRSNPALVGLIPFQLSSLKSLQILTLSQNLLSGTIPAQIFSLSSLLRLDLSYNMLTGRISFQVGNLKNLVGLDLSYNKLTGAIPSTIGQLGMLQKLDLSSNKLTGRIPETIGNLHSLVFIALSSNELKGLLPKGVSMLQNLQYFLMDDNPMFISLPSEFGELQKLQELRLANSGYSGKIPPTYSKLSNLSTLSLQNNRLTGEIPASFGSLSHIYHLNLSRNFLDGVVPFNSSFLNRLGKNLDISGNPGLCLSPSEANGFNLGVNACGSNKSGSSILPWEKSEAHQHGIPRPLFFLLVLLSTMISVALSNI; encoded by the coding sequence ATGGATCCACTTGAACTTGAAACATTGTTCAAGATCATGGAGACAGTATCTTCTGATCAAAGCTGGAGGACTGCACATCCAAACCCTTGTAAACCAGGCTCATCTTGGATTGGAATTGAGTGCAAAAGCTCAGGAAATGACAATCTCATTCATGTTTCTAGGCTTGACCTTGGCGTCCCACCAAACCCTTCATGCAAAAGCACAGCCACATTTCCTTCACAAATCTTCCAACTTCCGCACCTTGAGTCTGTGTTTTTTATTTCATGCTTCACACACGCCAGAACAACCATTTCATTTCCTATTAAAGTCTCGAGTTCTTCGCTGCAACAGCTGAGCATTCGATCAAATCCTGCACTTGTCGGCCTCATCCCATTTCAACTTTCCTCCTTAAAATCACTCCAGATCCTCACGTTGTCGCAAAACCTTTTATCCGGAACAATTCCAGCTCAAATTTTTAGTCTGAGTTCCCTTTTGCGCCTTGATCTAAGCTACAATATGCTCACTGGAAGAATTTCATTCCAAGTGGGAAATCTAAAAAACCTCGTTGGCCTTGATTTGAGCTATAACAAGCTCACAGGCGCAATTCCCAGCACAATTGGCCAATTGGGTATGCTTCAGAAGCTTGACTTGAGTTCCAATAAACTCACGGGAAGGATTCCAGAAACCATAGGGAATCTACATTCTTTGGTCTTCATTGCCTTGAGCAGCAATGAATTAAAAGGGCTTTTGCCCAAAGGAGTCTCAATGCTGCAAAACTTACAATACTTCCTTATGGATGATAATCCAATGTTCATATCACTGCCATCAGAGTTCGGTGAACTGCAGAAACTTCAAGAGCTCAGGCTGGCCAATTCAGGATATTCTGGCAAAATCCCACCAACCTATTCAAAGCTAAGTAACTTGAGCACATTATCCTTACAAAACAACCGATTAACAGGCGAAATTCCGGCAAGTTTTGGCAGCTTATCACACATTTATCACTTGAACTTGAGCAGAAATTTCTTGGATGGCGTTGTTCCTTTCAATTCAAGTTTCCTAAACAGGTTAGGAAAGAATTTGGACATTAGTGGGAATCCAGGGCTCTGTTTAAGTCCATCTGAAGCAAATGGCTTCAACCTTGGAGTTAATGCTTGTGGCAGCAACAAATCAGGCTCTTCGATCTTACCATGGGAAAAGTCTGAAGCTCATCAACATGGGATCCCAAGACCATTATTCTTTTTATTAGTACTACTTAGTACTATGATTTCTGTAGCACTATCGAACATTTAA